The nucleotide sequence AGGCCATTTACAACAGTCTTTCTCCTGAAATGCAAAAGATATACGATCAACTCAAAGTAGAGAAAGATGCTTCATAAAACAATAGGACGTATTTTAAAAATAGGCGTATTATTGAGTACATGGGGCCTTATCGCTACCGTGCTCTTGCAAATTTTCTGCCGGTTCACTCCTCTGGACACCCCCTCTTGGACAGAGGAAGCTTCACGTCTCTTTTTTATTTATGCCATGTCTTTTGGTGCCGGCCTGGCCATGAAAAACGAGTACTACGTTCACTTAGATATGTTCTATAGCCGTTTTCCCATAAAAATGCAACGGTGGTTGGTTCAGGTCATTCCGGTAGTCGTTTTGGTTTTATTCGTGGTCATGGCTATCTATTCCGTGCAATTCGTGCTGTTGGGCATTCCTGAGAAATCGCCCAGTATGGGCTTTAATATGGGGGTTGCCTTTTTTAGTATGCTTATCATGTCGACATCCATTAGTTATTACCTCTGGAAAAAAATCCAAAGAAATTATAAAAATTCGAAATCATGATTTGGGTCCTTGTCGTAGTATTTGTGGTATGTCTTGTCTTGCGGTTTCCCATCGCCTTTGCACTCGGACTCTCTTGTTTGGGGTATATCTTGGTAAAGGGCATTCCCTTGATCATTGTGCCCATGAAAATGTATTCGGGCATTGATGTATTTGTTCTATTGAGCGTTCCTGGCTTTATTATGGCAGGGAACCTTATGAACCATGGCGGTCTGACCGAAAAGATAATTACCTTTTGCAACCATTTGTTGGGCCATATTAGAGGTGGACTTTCCTTAGTGAATATTGGGGCTTCAATGTTATTTGCCGGTATTTCGGGTACGGCCATTTCAGATACGGCCAGTATGGGGTCTATTATGATTCCGGCTATGAAGAAAGAGGGCTATGACACGGGTTTTTCATGTGCGGTTACGGCGGCTTCCTCAACTATTGGCCCGATTATCCCACCTAGTGTGCCCATGATCATTGCGGCAACCTTGAGCGGACTCTCGGTAGGAAAACTGTTTCTTGCCGGGGCATTGCCCGGCTTGTTGTTGGGGGTGGGCCTATTGATTACGGCCTATGTCATATCCAAAAAGAAAAATTATCCTAAACACGCCAGAAGTAGTTTTAAGCAGGTGGCCCATGGTTTTGTCGATACGTTTTGGTCACTTTTAATGACCTTTATTATTTTGTACGGTATTATTGGGGGTATTTTTACTCCCACCGAAGCCTCGATAATCGCAGTAGTCTACGCCTTGGTTATCGGGAAGTTCGTATACAAGCGGTTGAGCTTTAAAAACATTCAAGTCGTTTTTCTCGACAGTATGAAAACCTCGGCCTCACTTATGGTGTTGGTGG is from Zobellia galactanivorans and encodes:
- a CDS encoding TRAP transporter small permease, with the protein product MLHKTIGRILKIGVLLSTWGLIATVLLQIFCRFTPLDTPSWTEEASRLFFIYAMSFGAGLAMKNEYYVHLDMFYSRFPIKMQRWLVQVIPVVVLVLFVVMAIYSVQFVLLGIPEKSPSMGFNMGVAFFSMLIMSTSISYYLWKKIQRNYKNSKS
- a CDS encoding TRAP transporter large permease, translated to MIWVLVVVFVVCLVLRFPIAFALGLSCLGYILVKGIPLIIVPMKMYSGIDVFVLLSVPGFIMAGNLMNHGGLTEKIITFCNHLLGHIRGGLSLVNIGASMLFAGISGTAISDTASMGSIMIPAMKKEGYDTGFSCAVTAASSTIGPIIPPSVPMIIAATLSGLSVGKLFLAGALPGLLLGVGLLITAYVISKKKNYPKHARSSFKQVAHGFVDTFWSLLMTFIILYGIIGGIFTPTEASIIAVVYALVIGKFVYKRLSFKNIQVVFLDSMKTSASLMVLVGFANLFGYILITEQIPQSISSEILGFTDNKYVVLLLINILLIVVGTFMETIAALLILFPILLKVALAVDVDPIHFAVIAVLNLIIGLTTPPVGVCLFVASSIGKISIGEVSKAGLPFLVVSFVVLTLVTLFPWFSLVLPNLFMD